From a single Actinomycetota bacterium genomic region:
- a CDS encoding PHP domain-containing protein translates to MIIDLHIHTNLGSICSQLGPDELLERVQELGIDAICITDHHSHRGADRMLEYAGDRGYPIFRGVEIYTDYGDMLVFGLRRDTRYHLTTFWELVEMVEEDGAVIIPAHPCRGWDPKHGHCHAFPREIAEYIVAIETHNGANKVRSNLQAQELAREWGKPGTGGSDAHALWQVGKCVTVFEREIRTEEDLIRELREGRFYGAYLEELRREVV, encoded by the coding sequence TTGATCATAGACCTGCACATCCACACCAACCTGGGTTCCATATGTTCCCAGCTGGGCCCGGACGAGCTCCTGGAGAGGGTCCAGGAGCTGGGCATCGACGCCATCTGCATCACCGACCACCATTCCCACCGCGGCGCCGACCGCATGCTGGAGTACGCCGGGGACCGCGGGTACCCCATCTTCCGGGGGGTGGAGATCTACACCGACTACGGGGACATGCTGGTCTTCGGTCTCCGCAGGGACACCCGGTACCACCTTACCACTTTCTGGGAGCTGGTGGAGATGGTCGAGGAGGACGGGGCGGTCATCATCCCCGCCCATCCCTGCCGGGGGTGGGACCCCAAGCACGGGCACTGTCACGCTTTCCCCCGGGAAATCGCCGAATATATAGTGGCCATCGAGACCCACAACGGGGCCAACAAGGTCCGCAGCAACCTCCAGGCCCAGGAGCTGGCCCGCGAGTGGGGGAAGCCGGGGACGGGAGGAAGCGACGCGCACGCCCTCTGGCAGGTAGGGAAGTGCGTCACTGTCTTCGAGCGGGAGATAAGAACCGAGGAGGACCTCATCCGGGAGCTCCGGGAGGGGAGGTTCTACGGGGCCTACCTGGAGGAGCTGCGCCGGGAAGTCGTCTGA
- a CDS encoding PHP domain-containing protein, with protein sequence MLIDMHVHTAVSSPCSRIDPRQLINVACELGLDAVCVTEHEEMEGAQVAWELGKKLGFPVLRGVEVYTDCGDMLVFGLEMPSFPLRVPFEELLRQVREAGGLIIPAHPCRSDRGFHDKMGRDKAEFLLAHVDALEVKNGGNTEEANLRAEAVAQEYGIPGIGGSDAHFLMQVGRCLTVFERDVECEEDLVREVKAGRCRAAYAHEVEGIELSRPWR encoded by the coding sequence ATGCTCATCGACATGCACGTGCACACCGCGGTCAGCTCCCCCTGCTCCCGCATCGATCCCCGGCAGCTCATAAACGTGGCCTGCGAGCTGGGCCTGGACGCCGTGTGCGTCACGGAACACGAGGAGATGGAGGGTGCGCAGGTGGCCTGGGAGCTGGGAAAGAAGCTGGGGTTTCCGGTGCTGCGCGGGGTGGAGGTGTACACGGATTGCGGCGACATGCTGGTCTTCGGCCTGGAGATGCCGTCCTTCCCCCTGCGGGTGCCCTTCGAGGAACTCCTGCGGCAGGTGAGGGAGGCGGGCGGGTTAATCATCCCCGCCCATCCCTGCCGCAGCGACCGGGGCTTCCACGACAAGATGGGCCGGGATAAGGCCGAGTTCCTTCTGGCCCACGTGGACGCCCTGGAGGTCAAGAACGGGGGCAACACCGAGGAGGCCAACCTGAGGGCCGAGGCCGTGGCCCAGGAGTACGGCATCCCCGGCATCGGGGGGAGCGACGCCCACTTTCTCATGCAGGTGGGGCGCTGCCTCACCGTCTTCGAGCGGGACGTCGAGTGCGAGGAGGACCTGGTGCGGGAGGTAAAGGCCGGCAGGTGCCGGGCCGCCTACGCGCACGAGGTAGAGGGGATAGAGCTTTCCCGCCCCTGGAGGTAG
- a CDS encoding alpha/beta fold hydrolase codes for MESGVNRDLPEEGMFAAYTVQILRRPVRTEDGVLLDTLRLGRLPERGVILCHGFGGNKNIRGLVALAQELSLDYTVYTFDFRGHGLSTGRSTFGYREVLDLKAVVELARGDGNRKLAALGFSMGGVVVIRYAALYGGLDSTLAVSVPADLWSARAPGARLIRLLMGNPLGRLVARIRYRVAVDASWKKQASPAELAPLTGPQPLTIIQGEDDYIFEVEQAREIKRRAGDHCRLKTFPRFGHAEQGYGPEFLAYVREVLAKDLR; via the coding sequence ATGGAAAGCGGAGTGAACCGGGACCTGCCCGAGGAGGGCATGTTCGCCGCCTACACCGTCCAGATCCTCCGGAGGCCGGTGCGCACCGAGGACGGCGTTCTTTTGGACACCCTGCGCCTGGGCCGCTTGCCGGAAAGGGGGGTCATCCTCTGCCACGGCTTCGGGGGGAACAAGAACATCCGAGGGCTGGTGGCGCTGGCCCAGGAATTATCCCTGGATTACACGGTGTATACCTTCGACTTCCGCGGGCACGGCCTTTCGACAGGCCGCTCCACTTTCGGCTACCGGGAGGTGCTGGACCTCAAGGCGGTGGTGGAGCTGGCCCGGGGCGACGGAAACCGCAAGCTGGCCGCCCTGGGCTTTTCCATGGGCGGGGTGGTGGTCATCCGCTACGCCGCCCTCTACGGGGGGCTGGACTCCACCCTGGCGGTGAGCGTCCCCGCCGACCTGTGGTCCGCCCGCGCCCCGGGGGCCAGGCTTATCCGCCTGCTCATGGGCAACCCCCTGGGGAGGCTGGTGGCCCGCATCCGGTACCGGGTGGCCGTGGATGCCTCCTGGAAGAAACAGGCCTCCCCCGCCGAGCTGGCGCCCCTCACGGGCCCCCAACCCCTGACCATCATCCAGGGGGAAGACGACTACATCTTCGAGGTGGAACAGGCCCGCGAGATAAAGCGGAGGGCCGGGGACCACTGCCGCCTGAAGACCTTCCCCCGCTTCGGCCACGCCGAACAGGGCTATGGACCTGAATTCCTGGCCTACGTGAGGGAGGTTCTGGCCAAGGACCTACGGTGA
- a CDS encoding glycosyltransferase, producing MDILFLCKTLPHEKVIGGPILVYNRVRILSQRHNVSLLCFVSEEEREYQDTVARFCLDYRGVPMPPSRPFPRKAWDFLFSPVPIYFLNAYSPEMYACLREMVGRHRYDVVVSEYSAVAQYLFRNPDLAGMKRVMSVHECYSLARRKAWRVQRFSREGISALFNLKGLRKFEFDMYADADLVLTLTPEGKQELLDIRHDLRIEVVPHGVDVDHFCASGECEREEAVMFLGNYPHDPNRDAVLWFHESMWPRIRERVPEARFYVVGKDPTPDLLELARRDPSVVVTGTVEDVRPYFERSKVFVNPVRIGGGFRGKILEAMSMGLPIVTTSLGAEGVEARNGEDMIIADDPQEFAEAVVRLLRDDELCCRLGERARELAEECFSWEKGVERLEQVLLDLVENG from the coding sequence ATGGACATCCTGTTCCTGTGCAAGACGTTGCCCCACGAGAAGGTCATCGGGGGCCCTATCCTGGTGTATAACCGCGTGCGCATCCTCTCTCAACGACACAACGTTTCCCTTCTCTGCTTTGTCTCCGAGGAGGAGCGGGAATACCAGGACACAGTGGCCCGCTTCTGCCTGGATTACCGGGGGGTGCCCATGCCTCCTTCCCGGCCTTTCCCCCGCAAGGCCTGGGATTTCCTCTTCTCGCCCGTCCCCATCTATTTCCTGAACGCTTACTCCCCGGAGATGTACGCCTGCCTGCGGGAAATGGTGGGAAGGCACCGCTACGACGTGGTGGTCTCCGAGTACTCCGCCGTGGCCCAGTACTTGTTCCGCAACCCGGATCTTGCGGGCATGAAGCGGGTCATGTCCGTGCACGAGTGCTACTCCCTGGCGCGCCGCAAGGCCTGGAGGGTACAGCGCTTCTCCCGCGAGGGCATCTCCGCCCTCTTCAACCTCAAGGGGCTCCGCAAGTTCGAGTTCGACATGTACGCCGACGCCGATCTGGTGCTCACCCTCACCCCTGAGGGGAAGCAGGAGCTTCTGGACATACGCCACGATCTCAGGATCGAGGTGGTTCCCCACGGCGTGGACGTGGATCACTTCTGCGCGTCCGGCGAATGCGAGCGCGAGGAGGCGGTCATGTTCCTGGGGAACTACCCCCACGACCCCAACCGTGATGCCGTGCTCTGGTTCCACGAATCGATGTGGCCGCGTATCAGGGAGAGGGTACCGGAGGCGCGTTTTTACGTGGTGGGGAAGGACCCCACCCCCGACCTGCTGGAGCTGGCCCGACGCGATCCCTCGGTGGTGGTCACCGGCACGGTGGAGGACGTGCGCCCCTACTTCGAGCGGAGCAAGGTCTTCGTCAACCCGGTGCGCATCGGGGGCGGGTTCCGGGGAAAGATCCTGGAAGCCATGTCCATGGGGCTCCCCATCGTGACCACCTCCCTGGGGGCGGAAGGAGTGGAGGCTCGGAACGGGGAGGATATGATTATCGCCGACGATCCCCAGGAATTCGCCGAGGCCGTGGTCCGCTTGCTCCGGGACGACGAGCTGTGCTGCCGGCTGGGGGAACGCGCCCGGGAGCTGGCCGAGGAATGCTTCTCCTGGGAGAAGGGCGTGGAGCGCCTGGAGCAGGTGCTCCTGGACCTGGTGGAAAACGGGTGA
- a CDS encoding flavodoxin domain-containing protein, with product MGGKVLVAYGTKHGATGELAERIGAALREAGLEADVIPAGEVEDISGYGAVVLGSGVYYGRWLKSAVKFLKRWREELAKVPLWVFSSGPTGEGEPEELTSGWRSPKPLRSLLESLQPLDIALFKGKIEPGELGSLERKVIDKVKAPVGDFREWGEVEAWASSIAEHVKEAMP from the coding sequence ATGGGCGGGAAGGTTCTGGTGGCCTACGGGACAAAGCACGGGGCCACGGGGGAGCTGGCGGAGAGGATCGGGGCCGCGCTCCGGGAGGCGGGCCTGGAGGCGGACGTGATCCCTGCCGGCGAGGTGGAAGATATATCCGGTTACGGAGCGGTGGTCCTGGGGAGCGGGGTGTACTACGGCCGCTGGCTGAAGTCCGCCGTCAAGTTCCTGAAGAGGTGGCGGGAGGAACTGGCGAAGGTCCCGCTGTGGGTCTTTTCCAGCGGTCCCACCGGCGAAGGCGAGCCGGAGGAGTTGACCAGCGGCTGGCGTTCCCCGAAACCCCTCCGGTCGCTTCTGGAATCCCTTCAACCCCTCGACATCGCCCTCTTCAAGGGGAAGATAGAACCCGGGGAGCTTGGGTCCCTGGAGAGGAAGGTGATTGACAAGGTCAAGGCACCGGTGGGTGACTTTCGCGAGTGGGGGGAAGTGGAAGCCTGGGCCTCTTCCATAGCCGAGCATGTCAAGGAGGCCATGCCCTGA
- a CDS encoding long-chain-fatty-acid--CoA ligase: MNVAMLGEEHYHRLGETVSMVFEGREITNLETIKNSNRLGNALKKLGIGTGDVVAVTMSNCPQVFESFGAVFRIGGVALPILFVLTAEEFRYILDDAGATAVITDTIIAPKVLEAASGLESVRHIIVVGGEDSERTLSYERLLEENSPHLDIEDRDPDDVAMLMYTSGTTGKPKGVMLTHRNLITSAESAYYANEVEKPQVSLVCLPMAHIYGVGAMNAGNLSEHRETRAILMRWYEPEECMRLIQKYRINFFPAVPTMFSLILNHPNVDHYDLSSLEDTIAGAAPLPLELRRAFMEKFGCRMRQLYGLTESTGMGAILRPSQEWRDGAVGKAYDNMELAVFDEEDRPLKPGEIGEIVIRGPQVMKGYHKLPEETAEALRNGWLHTGDVGFLDQDGYLYITDRKKDIIIKGGENIMPTQIEEVIYRHPAVAEAAVIGVPDPTYGEEIVAYVALKFGADATPEEILSFCRENLPTFKQPKEVRVLETLPKSSIGKILKRELRRLAR, from the coding sequence ATGAACGTGGCCATGCTGGGAGAGGAGCACTACCACCGGCTGGGCGAGACGGTGTCCATGGTCTTCGAGGGGAGGGAAATAACCAACCTGGAGACCATCAAGAACTCCAACCGCCTGGGGAACGCGCTGAAGAAGCTGGGCATCGGGACGGGAGACGTGGTGGCGGTGACCATGTCCAACTGCCCCCAGGTCTTCGAGTCCTTTGGTGCCGTGTTCCGCATCGGGGGGGTGGCCCTCCCCATCCTCTTCGTCCTCACCGCGGAGGAGTTCCGCTATATCTTGGACGATGCGGGAGCCACGGCGGTGATCACCGATACCATCATCGCCCCCAAGGTCCTGGAGGCCGCGTCGGGCCTGGAGAGCGTGCGGCATATCATCGTGGTGGGCGGGGAGGACTCCGAGCGCACCCTGTCCTACGAGAGGCTCCTGGAGGAGAACTCCCCCCACCTGGACATCGAGGACCGGGACCCCGACGACGTGGCCATGCTCATGTACACCTCGGGAACCACGGGCAAGCCCAAGGGCGTCATGCTCACCCACCGCAACCTCATCACCTCGGCGGAGAGCGCCTACTACGCCAACGAGGTGGAAAAACCCCAGGTGAGCCTGGTGTGCCTTCCCATGGCCCACATCTACGGGGTGGGGGCCATGAACGCCGGCAACCTCTCCGAGCACCGCGAGACGCGGGCCATCCTCATGCGCTGGTACGAGCCGGAGGAGTGCATGCGCCTCATACAGAAGTACCGTATCAATTTCTTCCCCGCCGTGCCCACCATGTTCTCCCTCATCCTCAACCACCCCAACGTGGACCACTATGACTTGAGCTCCCTGGAGGACACCATCGCCGGGGCCGCTCCCCTTCCCCTGGAGCTCCGGCGGGCCTTCATGGAGAAGTTCGGCTGCCGCATGCGCCAGCTCTACGGGCTAACCGAGTCCACGGGGATGGGGGCCATCCTCCGCCCCAGCCAGGAATGGCGGGACGGGGCGGTGGGCAAGGCCTACGACAACATGGAGCTTGCCGTATTCGACGAGGAAGACCGGCCGTTGAAGCCGGGGGAGATAGGAGAGATCGTCATCCGCGGGCCCCAGGTGATGAAGGGCTACCACAAGCTCCCCGAGGAGACGGCTGAGGCCCTGCGCAATGGGTGGCTGCACACCGGGGACGTGGGCTTCCTGGACCAGGACGGCTACCTCTACATCACCGACCGCAAGAAGGACATCATCATCAAGGGCGGCGAGAACATCATGCCCACCCAGATAGAGGAGGTCATCTACCGCCATCCCGCGGTGGCCGAGGCCGCGGTCATCGGGGTGCCCGATCCCACCTACGGGGAGGAGATCGTGGCCTACGTGGCGCTCAAGTTCGGTGCCGATGCCACGCCGGAGGAGATCCTCTCCTTCTGCCGGGAGAACCTCCCCACCTTCAAGCAGCCCAAGGAGGTGCGCGTCCTGGAAACCCTTCCCAAGAGCTCCATCGGGAAGATCCTTAAGCGGGAGCTGCGCCGCCTGGCTCGATGA
- a CDS encoding CoA-transferase yields MVKYTETEIIVANAAKEIQDGDIVVIGQGIPMAAGVLAKATHAPNCIILTEAGLVDIRPFRNPLHIADPTCTRGYTYSCDMIDIFATIVNRGLVDVTFLGVGQIDRFGNMNSTVFGDYDNFRMRMMGAGGAPEFFGYARKAVLTMRGGKFVEKVDYVSSPGYLDGYGARERAGFPPGSGPKVLYSAKGVFHFEEESGEIFLYGLFPGHTVGEIKAEVPWELKVAEELVELPPPTREEVDLIREFAPEIAAGRRLQLELSVPRILQALNKQRT; encoded by the coding sequence ATGGTTAAATATACGGAAACGGAGATAATCGTGGCCAACGCGGCCAAGGAAATTCAGGACGGCGATATCGTGGTCATCGGCCAGGGTATCCCCATGGCTGCCGGTGTCCTGGCCAAGGCCACCCACGCCCCCAACTGCATCATCCTCACCGAGGCGGGCCTGGTGGACATCCGGCCCTTCCGCAACCCCCTGCACATCGCCGACCCCACTTGTACACGGGGTTACACCTACTCCTGCGACATGATCGACATCTTCGCCACCATCGTCAACCGCGGATTGGTTGACGTTACCTTCCTGGGAGTGGGGCAGATAGACCGCTTTGGGAACATGAATTCCACCGTTTTCGGGGATTACGATAACTTCCGGATGCGCATGATGGGAGCGGGAGGAGCGCCGGAGTTCTTCGGTTATGCCCGCAAGGCGGTTCTCACCATGCGTGGCGGCAAGTTCGTGGAGAAGGTGGATTATGTGTCCTCTCCCGGTTACCTGGACGGCTACGGGGCGCGCGAGCGGGCGGGCTTTCCTCCCGGAAGCGGACCCAAGGTACTATACAGCGCGAAAGGGGTCTTTCATTTCGAGGAAGAGAGCGGCGAGATCTTCCTCTACGGACTCTTCCCGGGTCATACCGTGGGGGAGATCAAGGCGGAGGTGCCCTGGGAGCTGAAGGTAGCCGAGGAGTTGGTGGAGTTGCCCCCGCCCACCCGGGAGGAGGTGGATTTAATCCGTGAATTCGCCCCCGAGATCGCGGCGGGAAGAAGACTACAGCTGGAGCTCTCCGTTCCTCGCATTCTCCAGGCCTTGAACAAGCAGCGAACTTGA
- a CDS encoding CoA-transferase — MHGIDCHVGGERKMLEKFMDRDKRMTAREAVERFVSDGDSLVIANCLYATPYALLHEIIRQGKKDLTVFQQGGIDELDQLIMGKCVRKLVMAYNFRVAGERIETVLERALRRGELEIEDYSNYTLLTMLQAGAMGYPFLPVMSGIRETDVYHVERAFKGEKFGEVTCPFTGEKVVVVKGRNPDVAVLHVQRADKFGNAQLWGALINSKWACLASKRVIVSCEQVVDEETILRTPHLTIVPGFRVCAVVEEPWGAHPSELLGFYDYDMVFRSVYFMQTMSEEGGQAWMDEWVYGVENRQKYLQHYVERFGVRYLQELRAKPYPSIPADYGATGRRAWDDNDVSFNFQMTREEFLRALEEKGGFVNG; from the coding sequence TTGCACGGGATCGATTGCCACGTGGGAGGGGAGAGGAAGATGCTTGAAAAATTCATGGACAGGGACAAGAGGATGACTGCCCGGGAGGCAGTGGAAAGGTTCGTCTCCGACGGGGATTCCCTGGTCATCGCCAACTGTCTGTATGCCACGCCCTATGCCCTATTGCACGAGATCATACGGCAAGGCAAGAAGGACCTCACCGTGTTCCAGCAGGGGGGGATCGACGAGTTAGACCAGTTGATAATGGGGAAATGTGTCCGGAAATTGGTCATGGCCTACAACTTCCGGGTAGCGGGGGAGCGGATCGAGACCGTCCTGGAACGGGCATTGCGGAGGGGGGAGCTGGAGATAGAGGACTATTCCAACTATACCCTCCTGACCATGCTCCAGGCGGGAGCCATGGGCTATCCCTTCCTGCCGGTGATGTCCGGAATCCGGGAGACCGACGTCTATCACGTGGAGCGCGCCTTCAAGGGGGAGAAGTTCGGCGAGGTGACCTGCCCCTTCACCGGAGAGAAGGTGGTGGTGGTGAAGGGAAGGAACCCGGACGTGGCCGTCCTGCACGTGCAGCGGGCGGACAAGTTCGGCAATGCCCAGCTATGGGGCGCCCTCATCAATTCCAAGTGGGCTTGCCTGGCCTCGAAAAGGGTCATCGTGTCCTGTGAGCAGGTGGTGGACGAGGAAACCATCTTGAGGACGCCTCATTTAACCATCGTTCCCGGTTTCCGGGTCTGTGCGGTGGTCGAGGAGCCTTGGGGAGCACACCCATCCGAGCTGCTTGGTTTCTATGATTACGACATGGTCTTCCGCAGCGTCTACTTCATGCAGACCATGAGCGAGGAGGGCGGTCAAGCCTGGATGGACGAGTGGGTTTACGGGGTCGAGAACCGGCAGAAATACCTGCAGCATTACGTGGAACGTTTTGGAGTCAGGTACCTGCAGGAGCTTCGCGCCAAGCCCTATCCGAGCATTCCCGCCGATTACGGGGCCACGGGAAGGAGGGCTTGGGACGATAATGACGTGAGCTTCAACTTTCAGATGACCCGCGAGGAGTTCCTTCGGGCCCTGGAAGAGAAAGGGGGTTTCGTAAATGGTTAA
- a CDS encoding amidohydrolase family protein, translated as MKIIDCLCNLPTLEGIIDQVVGLPPQMTEYLRNVFGPRVAPMFGLTAEELARAKEEMNEEELWKYMEPKVRHIAQSEEQFISTLDSWGVEIAVLFNFDEETVSGVRGLTNDYYAGVVSRHPDRLRCFAGVDPHKGMDAVREVERAVKELGLHGVALRPFMQQIPADHRKFYPIYAKCVELGVPVWIHTSISYASLPMYVAHPSHLDQVCLDFPELKVVAGHGGWPWTAELVAVAWRHPNLYIDFSSVRPRYVGRHNTSWEPLVEYGNSILADRIVFGSTWLYVGMSVPEMVEEIKQMPLKEGILEKWLYHNAARLLGIEQE; from the coding sequence TTGAAGATCATCGATTGCCTCTGCAATCTCCCCACTCTGGAGGGCATCATCGACCAGGTGGTAGGCTTGCCTCCCCAGATGACCGAATACCTGAGGAACGTCTTCGGTCCCCGGGTTGCCCCCATGTTCGGGCTTACCGCCGAGGAGCTGGCCCGAGCCAAGGAGGAGATGAACGAGGAGGAGCTCTGGAAATATATGGAACCCAAGGTGAGGCACATTGCCCAGAGCGAGGAGCAGTTTATCTCCACCCTGGACTCCTGGGGAGTGGAGATCGCCGTTCTCTTCAATTTTGACGAGGAGACCGTATCGGGCGTCAGGGGCCTCACCAACGACTACTATGCCGGCGTGGTGAGCCGGCATCCGGATCGCTTGCGTTGCTTTGCGGGAGTGGACCCTCACAAGGGGATGGACGCCGTGCGTGAGGTGGAGCGGGCGGTGAAAGAACTGGGCTTGCACGGAGTGGCCCTTCGCCCCTTCATGCAGCAAATCCCGGCCGATCACCGGAAATTCTATCCCATCTATGCCAAGTGCGTGGAGCTGGGGGTGCCGGTGTGGATCCACACCTCCATAAGCTACGCCAGCCTTCCCATGTACGTCGCTCATCCCTCCCACCTCGACCAGGTATGCTTGGATTTCCCCGAGCTGAAGGTGGTGGCCGGACACGGCGGCTGGCCCTGGACCGCCGAGCTGGTGGCGGTAGCCTGGCGACACCCCAACCTCTACATCGACTTCTCCTCCGTCCGCCCCCGCTACGTGGGACGGCACAACACGAGCTGGGAGCCTCTGGTAGAATATGGCAACAGCATCCTGGCCGACCGTATCGTCTTCGGCTCCACTTGGCTTTACGTGGGGATGAGCGTTCCGGAGATGGTGGAGGAAATAAAGCAGATGCCGCTTAAGGAGGGAATACTGGAGAAGTGGCTTTACCATAACGCCGCCCGCCTTCTTGGAATAGAACAAGAATGA
- a CDS encoding SDR family NAD(P)-dependent oxidoreductase: MRSRMDWRGRTVLVTGGGSGIGLAVAAEAASRGAVPLLVDINPEALATAEATVRRQGHGVHAFRVDVTDIEAVRELRRALRESSLSPDVLVNCAGITLVAHVTSTEHEEWKRIIDVNLMGTVNVIQTFLPDLLKKSSGHILNIGSIDGLVPIPGQSAYCASKFAVTGLSEVLYYDLKPQGIGVTLVCPGYVNTPMARSHPVKDLPLRFRGWEKVARLLEAFSSRPEKIASRALDGVEKGRFLVIPGLPSRLMYHYRRLFPRLAAASGVAVGKLYARLRRLQSRRALQGCS; this comes from the coding sequence ATGAGGTCGAGGATGGATTGGAGGGGTCGAACGGTGCTGGTCACCGGAGGGGGAAGCGGCATTGGGCTGGCTGTGGCCGCCGAGGCGGCGTCCCGGGGGGCCGTGCCCCTCCTGGTGGACATCAACCCGGAGGCGTTAGCAACCGCGGAGGCAACGGTGCGCCGCCAGGGCCACGGGGTCCACGCCTTCCGGGTGGACGTGACGGACATAGAAGCGGTGCGGGAACTGCGTCGTGCCCTCCGGGAGAGTTCCCTCTCCCCCGACGTCCTGGTGAACTGCGCCGGCATCACCCTGGTGGCCCACGTGACATCCACGGAACACGAGGAGTGGAAGCGCATCATCGACGTCAATCTCATGGGCACGGTGAACGTCATCCAGACCTTCCTGCCGGACCTCCTGAAAAAAAGCAGCGGTCACATCCTGAACATCGGATCCATCGACGGGCTGGTGCCCATACCCGGCCAGTCCGCTTACTGCGCCAGCAAGTTCGCCGTTACCGGTCTCAGCGAGGTCCTTTACTACGACCTGAAACCCCAGGGGATAGGGGTCACCCTGGTTTGCCCGGGGTACGTGAACACGCCCATGGCCAGGTCCCACCCGGTCAAGGACCTTCCCCTCCGCTTCCGCGGTTGGGAGAAGGTGGCCCGGCTCCTGGAAGCATTCAGCAGCCGGCCGGAGAAGATAGCGTCCCGGGCCCTGGACGGGGTGGAAAAGGGCCGCTTCCTGGTCATACCCGGCCTCCCCTCGCGCCTCATGTACCACTACCGGCGCCTCTTCCCCCGCCTGGCCGCGGCCTCCGGGGTGGCGGTGGGAAAGCTCTATGCCCGCCTGCGCCGCCTGCAGAGCCGGAGGGCCCTCCAGGGGTGCTCCTGA
- a CDS encoding 4Fe-4S binding protein, translating into MEESLYHRLAEHLDRAINGVPMSPQLMEILHILYPGEEAEVALNLAIYENRTLPQLKELMPDKADRLEDLLMSMARRGTVLTVQKPGRERIYRLLPSIVGFVEVPFLSGEDTPEIRRLAQLWKEYLDGKFGEELARNVPLIRVVPVGESLRDGTQVLPFDALEELLEKAGFYAVGHCPCRQIARYTGEGCDHPTERCMHFGTLGRYMVEVGKARAIDKEEALGMLRQATEEGLVHVCDNVDGLLHTICNCCPCCCGFFRAKLNRGLHTVSSSSYVARVDEEECAGCGICEERCPVGAVKVSGDTAVVDPEACIGCGVCTPTCGEEAIRLEVREKVSPPPSLQDFIAARMKT; encoded by the coding sequence ATGGAAGAGAGCTTGTATCACCGGCTGGCGGAGCACCTGGACCGGGCCATCAACGGCGTGCCCATGTCTCCCCAGCTAATGGAGATCCTGCACATCCTCTACCCCGGGGAGGAGGCGGAGGTGGCCCTGAACCTGGCCATCTACGAGAACCGTACCCTCCCACAGCTTAAGGAGCTGATGCCGGACAAGGCCGACCGCCTGGAGGACCTCCTCATGAGCATGGCGAGGAGGGGCACGGTGCTCACGGTTCAGAAGCCCGGCAGGGAAAGGATATATCGCCTGCTCCCCAGCATCGTGGGCTTCGTGGAGGTCCCCTTCCTCTCCGGCGAGGACACCCCGGAGATAAGGCGCCTAGCCCAGCTGTGGAAGGAGTACCTGGACGGCAAGTTCGGCGAGGAACTGGCCCGCAACGTCCCCCTCATCCGGGTGGTGCCGGTGGGCGAGTCCCTGCGCGATGGAACCCAGGTGCTTCCCTTCGACGCCCTGGAGGAGCTCCTGGAAAAGGCTGGATTCTACGCCGTGGGACACTGCCCCTGCCGGCAGATCGCCAGGTACACCGGGGAAGGATGCGACCACCCCACGGAGAGGTGCATGCACTTCGGGACCCTGGGACGGTACATGGTGGAGGTGGGAAAGGCCCGGGCCATCGACAAGGAGGAAGCCCTGGGCATGCTGCGCCAGGCCACGGAGGAGGGACTGGTGCACGTCTGCGACAACGTCGACGGTCTCCTGCACACCATCTGCAACTGCTGTCCCTGCTGCTGCGGGTTCTTCCGCGCCAAGCTGAACCGCGGCCTGCACACCGTGTCCTCCTCCAGTTACGTGGCGCGGGTGGACGAGGAGGAATGCGCGGGCTGCGGCATCTGCGAGGAGCGGTGCCCGGTGGGGGCGGTGAAGGTCTCCGGGGACACGGCGGTGGTGGACCCCGAGGCGTGCATCGGCTGCGGGGTGTGCACCCCCACCTGCGGTGAGGAGGCCATCCGCCTGGAGGTACGGGAGAAGGTCTCCCCGCCTCCCAGCCTCCAGGACTTCATCGCCGCCCGCATGAAGACGTGA